One stretch of bacterium DNA includes these proteins:
- the secE gene encoding preprotein translocase subunit SecE translates to MALIEYLKETKAELKHVSWPTRKQAISFTVVVIAISVFTALFLGLFDTIFSTLFKWLRLFIAK, encoded by the coding sequence ATGGCTCTCATTGAATATCTCAAAGAAACAAAAGCAGAACTCAAGCACGTCAGTTGGCCGACGCGAAAGCAGGCGATCTCCTTTACGGTTGTTGTCATCGCTATTTCTGTTTTTACTGCATTATTTCTCGGATTGTTTGATACTATCTTCTCGACACTTTTCAAGTGGCTTCGACTGTTTATTGCTAAATAA
- a CDS encoding SIMPL domain-containing protein (The SIMPL domain is named for its presence in mouse protein SIMPL (signalling molecule that associates with mouse pelle-like kinase). Bacterial member BP26, from Brucella, was shown to assemble into a channel-like structure, while YggE from E. coli has been associated with resistance to oxidative stress.), with protein MNGELLDQKKKLVMTLVAVGVVLALFLAMKTLGEIKGYGLIGKDISPQTTISVSGKGEIMVIPDIATVSFSVITEGTVVSDVQENATKKMNAAIAAVRGFGVEEKDIKTTGYNISPRYEYSKIGVPCTEWGCPPGKQILTGYQVSQNVSIKIRKIADAGKILSKLGETGVSDISGLTFSIDKEDVAKNDARGKAIDDAQAQAKVLAKQLGVSLVRIVSFSESGNYPIYYGKAMGLDMAGAQASAPVPEIPAGENTITSNVTITYEIR; from the coding sequence ATGAACGGAGAACTTTTAGATCAGAAAAAAAAGCTTGTGATGACCCTCGTTGCGGTTGGCGTAGTTCTGGCATTGTTTTTGGCCATGAAAACACTTGGGGAAATCAAGGGCTACGGTCTTATTGGAAAGGATATTTCGCCCCAAACTACCATATCTGTTTCTGGAAAAGGGGAAATAATGGTTATTCCCGATATTGCGACAGTTTCTTTCTCGGTCATCACCGAAGGAACCGTTGTTTCTGATGTCCAAGAAAATGCTACAAAAAAGATGAATGCGGCAATCGCGGCTGTTCGCGGTTTTGGTGTTGAAGAGAAAGATATTAAAACAACGGGATACAATATTTCTCCTCGTTATGAATATTCGAAAATCGGCGTTCCGTGTACAGAGTGGGGATGTCCACCGGGGAAGCAGATTCTCACGGGATACCAAGTCTCTCAGAATGTTTCCATCAAGATACGCAAAATTGCCGATGCAGGGAAAATACTTTCCAAACTCGGCGAAACAGGAGTGTCTGATATAAGCGGGCTCACATTCTCAATCGATAAGGAAGATGTCGCAAAAAATGATGCGCGAGGAAAGGCGATAGATGACGCGCAAGCACAAGCAAAGGTTCTTGCAAAACAACTTGGCGTGAGCCTCGTGCGCATCGTGAGCTTTTCCGAATCAGGAAATTACCCGATCTATTACGGAAAAGCAATGGGGTTAGATATGGCGGGCGCACAGGCTAGTGCCCCTGTTCCGGAGATTCCGGCTGGTGAAAATACCATCACATCAAATGTGACAATTACCTACGAGATACGGTAG
- a CDS encoding response regulator, with amino-acid sequence MAKKILIIDDDKIFSKILKDGLTKGGVKHEVTVAHDGEEGLEKVKQERPDLIILDMMMPKVGGIEFLKKMKLFNITPQIPVIVGSQLMDVEKISESVELGVKGYIVKSDFSLDNIIKQVENILNKEG; translated from the coding sequence ATGGCAAAAAAAATACTTATCATAGACGATGACAAAATTTTCTCAAAGATCCTCAAGGATGGATTGACGAAGGGGGGTGTTAAGCATGAGGTTACCGTAGCGCACGATGGTGAAGAAGGGCTCGAAAAAGTGAAACAGGAACGACCCGACCTTATTATTCTTGACATGATGATGCCCAAAGTGGGAGGAATCGAGTTTTTAAAAAAAATGAAGTTGTTTAATATAACTCCTCAAATTCCCGTGATCGTTGGTTCACAACTTATGGATGTCGAAAAGATTAGCGAAAGCGTTGAGCTTGGTGTTAAGGGATACATTGTTAAATCAGATTTCAGTCTTGATAATATCATCAAGCAAGTAGAAAATATTTTGAATAAAGAAGGGTAA
- a CDS encoding ATP-binding protein: protein MQNALVIIVGGFVILVGAYSYWKSKKLTREIIASEIELKRRMYEISVLKEVGDRIGYSLNVQKIVDVITGSLNQLIDYSIVSYMLLEPGKIVFKADLQAPVSRAFIDDIKMRMRDSLSALIDKKLDTIPIDESMTGAITGETSEPVRSFFNIPLVIGGNVVGVLTVAHTKPGLYQEEEMTILYKIVGQASRAVTKLEEVVKTEEGKLNAMVESMSDGIVMTDKDYRVAVVNPAAKTMIGLPDKNDITIFDFIDHLEGKFDIRGKLEESIALGKIYSADEVEIGGGFYQVIVAPVKTNQGGIQGETVAGVVIFHNVTKERQVEKMRDQFTSMIVHELRSPLGNMKKIGEIMKGESVRQDKILYDEYVQMFYQSSADMLNIVNDLLDIAKLEAGKFEISKKKASIKTITEDSMKLFDSTSQSAKIELGGVFGKDIPGEVLLDPLRISQVLGNFISNAIKFSRPGGKVFVQLFVHRKGQQVEHEAKESGIVWFKSEETKLPDDYEDALVVAITDTGEGISKQNLNKLFNKFEQFGTGNRADKPKGTGLGLVIVKGIIEAHGGIVGVASEEEIGSTFYFTIKL from the coding sequence ATGCAAAACGCTCTAGTCATAATTGTCGGAGGGTTTGTAATCCTAGTGGGGGCTTATTCTTATTGGAAAAGCAAGAAACTTACTCGGGAAATCATTGCAAGTGAGATCGAACTTAAGCGTCGCATGTATGAGATCTCTGTTCTCAAGGAGGTTGGCGATCGCATAGGCTATTCACTCAACGTTCAAAAGATTGTTGATGTAATTACTGGCTCACTCAATCAACTCATTGATTATAGTATCGTTTCCTACATGCTTCTTGAGCCTGGCAAGATTGTGTTTAAGGCTGATCTCCAAGCTCCTGTTTCCCGCGCATTTATTGATGACATTAAAATGCGGATGCGAGATTCTCTTTCTGCGCTCATCGATAAAAAGCTTGACACCATACCCATTGATGAATCTATGACAGGTGCAATTACGGGAGAAACAAGCGAACCCGTACGGTCATTTTTCAACATACCACTGGTCATTGGTGGCAATGTCGTAGGGGTTCTCACCGTTGCTCACACAAAGCCTGGATTGTACCAAGAAGAGGAAATGACAATTCTTTATAAGATTGTTGGCCAAGCGTCACGTGCTGTTACCAAACTTGAAGAAGTTGTTAAAACAGAGGAAGGGAAATTAAACGCCATGGTGGAGAGTATGAGCGATGGCATCGTAATGACCGATAAGGACTATCGTGTCGCGGTGGTGAACCCTGCGGCAAAGACCATGATAGGGCTTCCTGACAAAAACGACATAACAATCTTCGACTTCATAGATCATCTAGAGGGAAAATTTGACATCAGGGGGAAACTTGAAGAAAGTATTGCACTTGGAAAAATATATTCAGCCGACGAAGTGGAGATTGGTGGTGGTTTTTATCAAGTTATTGTTGCTCCCGTGAAAACAAACCAAGGGGGCATTCAAGGTGAAACGGTTGCAGGGGTTGTGATCTTTCATAATGTGACCAAAGAACGTCAGGTAGAAAAAATGCGCGACCAATTTACTTCCATGATTGTCCATGAGTTGAGATCACCTTTGGGAAATATGAAAAAAATAGGAGAAATTATGAAAGGGGAATCTGTTCGACAGGACAAGATTTTATACGACGAATATGTACAGATGTTTTACCAGAGCTCCGCGGATATGCTTAATATTGTGAACGACCTCTTGGATATAGCAAAACTAGAAGCAGGAAAATTTGAAATAAGTAAGAAGAAAGCAAGCATTAAGACAATTACCGAAGACAGTATGAAGCTTTTTGACTCTACATCGCAGAGTGCTAAAATAGAGTTGGGAGGAGTTTTTGGGAAAGACATACCGGGCGAGGTTTTACTTGACCCGTTACGTATTTCTCAAGTATTGGGAAATTTTATTTCAAACGCCATAAAATTTTCTCGCCCGGGAGGTAAAGTGTTTGTACAATTATTTGTGCACCGAAAGGGGCAGCAAGTTGAACATGAGGCGAAGGAATCAGGAATCGTATGGTTTAAAAGCGAGGAAACTAAATTGCCCGATGATTATGAAGACGCGCTTGTTGTCGCCATAACAGACACCGGGGAGGGGATCTCGAAGCAAAACCTAAATAAACTTTTTAACAAATTCGAGCAATTTGGCACCGGCAACAGGGCAGATAAGCCAAAGGGTACAGGATTGGGACTCGTTATTGTAAAAGGTATCATTGAAGCGCATGGCGGAATAGTTGGTGTTGCTTCGGAAGAGGAAATCGGAAGTACGTTTTATTTTACTATAAAACTCTGA